A genomic window from Streptomyces sp. HUAS YS2 includes:
- the gatC gene encoding Asp-tRNA(Asn)/Glu-tRNA(Gln) amidotransferase subunit GatC — protein sequence MPGITREEVAHLARLARLELKGEELDHFAGQLDDIIGAVARVAEVADQDVPPTSHPLPLTNVMRADEVRPSLTPEQALSGAPAQEQQRFKVPQILGED from the coding sequence ATGCCTGGCATCACGCGCGAGGAGGTCGCCCACCTCGCCCGGCTGGCGCGTCTGGAACTGAAGGGCGAAGAGCTCGATCACTTCGCCGGTCAGCTCGACGACATCATCGGCGCGGTCGCCCGCGTCGCCGAGGTCGCCGACCAAGACGTCCCGCCGACCTCCCACCCGCTGCCGCTGACCAATGTCATGCGCGCGGACGAGGTCCGTCCGTCGCTCACCCCCGAGCAGGCGCTCTCCGGCGCCCCGGCCCAGGAGCAGCAGCGTTTCAAGGTGCCGCAGATCCTGGGGGAGGACTAA
- a CDS encoding nuclear transport factor 2 family protein: protein MTEQNGAERDGKDGKDAKVATIERFFAAYAAGDVEGMSGTLAEDIAWTIPGRHPLSGTKHGLAEVRSFFDQLGTAGFKAEPIFFGANEEYVVDVHRGWSTEGVGQVDTIWALVWHFDADGKIDRVVNLSGDQHQMDNYVWANFTLAPLPTRLA from the coding sequence ATGACGGAGCAGAACGGCGCGGAGCGGGACGGCAAGGACGGCAAGGACGCCAAGGTCGCGACGATCGAGCGGTTCTTCGCCGCCTACGCGGCGGGCGACGTGGAGGGGATGAGCGGCACGCTGGCGGAGGACATCGCCTGGACGATCCCGGGCCGTCATCCGCTGTCGGGGACCAAGCACGGCCTCGCGGAGGTGCGCAGCTTCTTCGACCAGCTGGGCACGGCGGGCTTCAAGGCCGAGCCGATCTTCTTCGGCGCGAACGAGGAGTACGTGGTGGACGTGCACCGCGGCTGGTCCACCGAGGGTGTCGGGCAGGTCGACACGATCTGGGCGCTGGTCTGGCACTTCGACGCGGACGGGAAGATCGACCGGGTCGTCAACCTGAGCGGCGACCAGCACCAGATGGACAACTACGTCTGGGCGAACTTCACCCTGGCCCCGCTGCCGACCCGGCTGGCCTGA